In Nitrospirae bacterium CG2_30_53_67, the DNA window GCCATGGCCTATACTGAGAGCTACACGGTGGTCGATCACATCATCAAGGCGCACGGAATCTATGCCGTCCAGAAGCTTCTTTCGGATCTGTCGGGCGGGGCAGACGTCGAGTCCGCCCTGCGGTCTGCCGTAGGGTCGGATTATAACGGCCTTGAGGAAGACTGGTTGAAATACCTGGCCCAGAACTACTCCTGAGCCTTTCCCGTGCACGGGTCGGTTACATCATCGGATTTTATTTCCATCCGCCTGCACTGGAGAAAGAATATTACGGATGATACGGCGTAACCTGACCATCTTTTTTGCGGCCTTTCCTTTTATCGTCTCGTTCCTATTGGACTTCCGGCGGTTTCTCTTTTTCGGGCCTCGAAGAAAGGCCGGTCTTGAATTCCACCATGAACGCGCTCGGAAGCTGACCGCGAAGATCGCCTCCCTCGGGCCTTCCTTCATCAAGCTGACGCAGGTCCTCTCCACACGGTCGGACATCCTCCCGCCCATCTACCTCCGGGAACTCTCCAAGCTCCACGACGAGGTCCCGCCGATCTCCCTGGCCAAGGTCAAGAAGGTCATCGAGACCGAGTATCAACAGCCCTTCGACAAGGTCTTTGAGGAATTTGATCCCGAGCCCCTGGCCGCGGCCTCACTCGGCCAGGTGCATGTAGCGAAGTACCGGGGAAAGGAGGTCGCGGTCAAGGTGCAGAGGCCCGGCATCCATGAGATGGTGACCATGGACCTCAAGATCATCCAGTGGATCCTCGGCGTCCTGAACCAACTGATTCAGTCCAACCAGCTCCGTGCGCTCCAGGTCACGGTGGACGAATTTTCCAGGACCATCTATGAAGAAATGGACTTTGAGCAGGAGTCCATGAACATCAGGCGGTTCCAGGAACTGATGAAGGACCGTCCGGACATCATCATTCCCGAGTTCTTTCCGGAACTCACCACCCACCGCATCCTGGTCATGCATTTTTACCATGGGATCAAGATCACCGAGTTTGAAAAACTAAAGAAGGCGGGGATCCACGTGGACCGGGTCCTCTCCAAACTGATCCGGATCTACACGCAGCAGATCCTGATCGACGGGGTCATCCATGCCGACCCCCATCCCGGAAATATCCTGGTGACGAATGACGAAAGGATCGTGCTGCTCGATTACGGCCTGGTGGTGGAACTGGATGCCAAGACCCGGAAGGAGCTGATCGACACCACCATGGCCGGCGCCCGGAGGGATTTCGACCGGCTGATTCAGGGGTATTACAACCTCGGAATCGCCAACCGGGAGCTCAGTCCCGCCATCCTCAGGGAGGCCGCTGAGACCATGTTTGACATCCTGACCCAGGAGGGGATCAGCCAGAAGCGGGTCCAGGAGATCGCCTTTGAGGTGATCGAGAGTTTTTACGCCTTCCCCTTTGAACTGCCGGGCAATCTGGTCTACATCTTTAAGACCGCGGCCCTTGTGGAGGGGATCGGGACCCAGTACCGGTATGATTTCAATGCCGTGAAAGACATCGTCCCCGTGGTCAAGCAGATGCTCAAGGAGGAGAAGGACCTCTCCGTCTGCGAGCAGGCCAAGAAGGAGTTCAACACCCTGAAGGAGATCTACAGGGACGCGCCCGAACTGATGCGCACCATGCGCCGTGAGGAGCTTCGTGTCCGGATCCATCCGGTGAGCATTACCCAGACCGAAGAGTATGTGGCCAGGGTCTTCCGAAGGGCCATGATCGGCATCTTTGCCGTGGGCATCGCCCTGACCACGTCCATCCTCTACGTTGCCCATCACAGATTCACCCTCCTGATCGGCGGCCTGGCCCTTTCCGTGCTGGTCATGATTGGGGTGATCTTCATCCCCATACACACCACCTACGGGTTCCATTTGTGGATGGACATCGGGAGAAAGAAAAAAAAGCGCACCGTTCCGGCAGGCCGGGACAAGAGGGAACATGAGAGATAGGCTGCCCGAGAACACTGTGAGAAAGGGAGAATCATGCGGCGGTATCTGAAATTCATGGTGAAATTCATCGGCCTCCTCATCGTCTTCTATATTGCTGCGAGGATCACCATCTGGCTGGCCACCTCCGGGCATACCGTCACGGCGCCCGATCTTCAGGGCAAGAACGTGGTGGACGCCCTCAAGGAAGTGGGGAAGATCGGCCTCGACCTCCGAGTGGTCCGGGAGGAGTACGACTCCGCTGTCCCTCGGAACGGGATCCTGGGTCAGGACCCCAAGCCCGGCGTCGAGCTGAAGGTGGACCGAAACATCGAGGTGGTCGTGAGCCTCGGCGCCCGTGACATTGCCATCCCTGACGTGAGGGGGACTACACTCCGCAAGGCAGAGCTCATCCTGAAACAGAACGGCCTCTCCGCCGGCCTGACCACACGCGTCCATGCGCATGAAGAAGAAGGCACCATCCTTTCGCAGAACCCCATGCCCTTGACCGTGGATGTCAGAGAGAACGCTGTGGACCTGCTGGCGAGCGCCGGGCCCCGTCTCTCCGTTTATAGTATGCCCGACCTCATCGGCATGGATTTCAACCAGGCCGTGGCCCTTCTCGAGTCCGCAAGGCTCCCGATAGGGAACGTCCGGTACGAGGTATATACTGAAGGCGTGGTGGAGAACCGGGTCCTCAACCAGTCTCCCGCCTTCGGCTATCCCGTGAGCCAAGAGACCCCCGTCAGCCTTGTGGTCCATCGGGAATCGTCCGCCCAGACCGGCGTCACCGTCACCCGGATCCCCTTTTCCTACCGTATTCCTTTCGGGCTCATGCCCGTGGATGCCGATCTGTTTGTGGAAGACCGGCAGGGGAGGCGGCGTGTCTTTTCGGAACGCAAGCTTCCCGGGAGCCTTATCGAGCTCCCCCTTGAGATTTCAGGAAAGGCCGTGGTCGAGGTCTATCTCAACGGAAAGATGGTCCAGTCCCTGGATTACCGGTAGGTCCGGCCTTGCGCCGTGAAATCACTGCTTGCAAACCGGCGCAGCAGGGTATATATTTAAAATATATACTTTGGGAGGGATGTTATGAAAACCGCAAAACTCTTTCAAAACGGCCGGAGTCAGGCCGTCCGTCTGCCCAAGGAGTTCAGATTTGAAGACGACCACGTGTTCGTCAAAAAGTCCGGAAACGCCGTTGTGTTGATCCCGGCAAAGAACTCATGGGATTCTCTATTCAAAAGCCTCGGCAAGTTTTCCGATGAATTCATGGCTGAACGCAAACAGCCGGGCACACAGGTTCGGGAGGAGTTCTGATGAAGTTCATGCTCGATACAAATACGTGCATTTACCTCATCAAACAGAAACCCCCAAAAGTCCTGAAGCATTTTAAATCGCATTCCATAGGAGACATCGGTATCTCCGTCATAACACTCGCTGAACTCCAGTATGGTGCGGCAAAAAGTCAGCACGTCGAGAAAAACCGGGCAGCTCTGGAAGAATTTCTTCTTCCTCTTGAAGTTGCGGATTTTGATGAGAAAGCAGCGCAAGCATACGGCACGGTCAGAGCAGCGCTCGAAAAAGCCGGAACTCCGATTGGATCACTGGATACGCAGATCGGAGCGCACGCCCTGAGCCTCGGCATAACGCTCGTCACGAACAACACCAGGGAGTTCAGACGGATTAAAAGTTTGAAGGTCGTGGATTGGACCGTGTGAGATTCTCATGCGGAGTCCGTGCGATTGAACGGATCCCATATTTCTCTCGACTACCGAAAACTTCCCCTCCTCATAGGTTATTCCGCTGTGATCCGCCCGCCACGGGTGTGTGACAAATTTATGGGTAAATATTTCTCTGAGAGCGTCATTCCCCGACTCGATCGGGGAATCCAGACATTAGAAACTGGATTGTCCGGTCAAGCCGGACAATGACAACCATATATAATCCTGATGTGTACCCACATTTTTGTCGCACACCCGCCGGCCACAATTCCCTTTACAAATTCCGTAGAACTTGATAAATGAATACTTAACGATTATTTTCAGGTCCACGACTCGTAGAGCGGTTCAGTCCAACACGTTTTATCCGAAATGCCTCTCGGCGCTACGGATAAAACGCCATACGTTATGTGCACGCGGAGGACGGAGGCGGCAGTCCTATGTCCCATGTCATAACGATCCTGTACACGGCCGGGTGGCAATAAATAGGGGCAAGGCAATGGCAATAAATAGGGACAGCGCCCATTTATTTTTCTATCTTTAGGTTTCATATTGGAAGAATTTATGCAGAATGAATGTCTCATTACAAGTGCCCTAACAATAAATGGGTGCTGTCCCTATTTTTAGTGAAAGGATCACCGCCATGATGGCCCTGGCCTCAAGCGCGGTGACCTTTTCGAGATCGTCCTGATTCAGACGAAAGGAGGTTCTGCCCCGCGACCCACGCTGGATGACCTTGCCCGCTTAAAAGGGGTCGCCAAACATCACAAGGCAAAGCATGTCATTCTGGCGGAGTGGCGGCGTGCAGAGAAACTCGAACTGTTCAAGCTCAGCGGAACGCGCTGGCAATCGGTTTCACCGGATG includes these proteins:
- a CDS encoding VapC toxin family PIN domain ribonuclease gives rise to the protein MKFMLDTNTCIYLIKQKPPKVLKHFKSHSIGDIGISVITLAELQYGAAKSQHVEKNRAALEEFLLPLEVADFDEKAAQAYGTVRAALEKAGTPIGSLDTQIGAHALSLGITLVTNNTREFRRIKSLKVVDWTV
- a CDS encoding antitoxin, yielding MKTAKLFQNGRSQAVRLPKEFRFEDDHVFVKKSGNAVVLIPAKNSWDSLFKSLGKFSDEFMAERKQPGTQVREEF